GATCCTATTCCTCCAAGCAGTCATGTATGTTCTTGGGTGAATGGGCAAATATCCAGAAAGACCTTTCAAAAACGGTTCAAGGTGTACATTTAATTCTAACTCccgaatttaattgatttcgtACTACCTAAAAGTTCAGCAACAGGATCAGTCAGGTTAACTCCTCTTGCAAGCCAGTGTTGTatcctttcaaaattgaatgcCACTAGCTTTTGGTTTCTTTCATTTGGCAACGGATCATACGAGCCGACCTGTTCAATTACTGGCATGTGCTGGTCGGTGCgttgctgcaaaattttaattattaatatcgaGTATGTATTGGtgatgtaattaaataatttatataccTCTGCAACGACGATATGGAAGAATGGTCTGTTTGCGCAGCCCATGCGGAcaaatctaattattttcttcgaaTCATCTTTGTATGAAGCTCCTCCGCTGGCTGGTTTGATAACGTTTCTCCAGTGAATTATCCTCTTGGCAGCCatatccaattaattttaaataacctaAAATACCCAATacaatatttatgttttagtTCCTGAGTTTATAGTGTAAAAGTgtacttaatatttttaaaaagagaattcctttatttacacatttttccCAAGATTCGGAGTGTGTATGTAAATATGAGAACACTTCTTCAAATctttatatatacatatgtgTTGATACATGCAAGACAAGTATGAATatgtttacaaataaattttataattttccttaCGGTCTTTGGGTTACTAGACGTTCGATTAATACTCAACATCAAGCATTAAATAATCCAACTAAATCCTGATCCTGCTCTATAATTTCCTTGCTTGCTCTCCAacttcgatttttatttttttctcgtcCCTCAACACACACACCCCCTTCACTTGCATCGGTGCTCCTGCGCACGTGCTCTGTGCTGCACGACACAcccatttataaaatttggcaTTGGAGCTCTCGTTACTCTTTGGCTCTTTTgatatgtaaataaatataaaacaataatacatATCACTCTTTTCGGTTTGCAAATTATTCTATCTACTAGAAGTTTAAAGTAAGGTTTAGCAGGGTGAGTCTTATAAATCactcaaatcaaataaatacacaacaaaaataatttaataaatagtttCACGTCTTCTGCAATCGATTGGACCGAATTTTTGACTTCTTTTGGTTCAATGACTTCGTCCCTGTGAGTTtgagttgaattaatttttccttattttgtTTACTTACCTTTATGAATTTTCTTATTATCTGTAGGGTGTTGACTGTCCCATTCGCTTCTAAGCGTGAAGCTGAAATTGTTTATGATGTCCTCAGAGTGGATGAAGAGCCTAAACGTGGAGGCACAAAGAAAACGCTGAAGCTAATCGATTCAACAATTGAAGTGTAagctaaattttcctcaaagtaCCTTatcatgaaacaaaaataaaaaatttcagttccTTTGAAGCCCCTGAAGTGAGGCATTTGAGGGTGGCATCCAACTCATTTTTTGAACACCTCATTCTCGTCCAAGAGACCATCAAAGCATTCGGACCACCAAAGACGGAGAAATATGAGCACTGGTAGCCGCAAAGAACAGCAGGTGCACACACCCGCACCAACACCCAGCAGAGCAATCCAGGGCTTGGTGCTGTATCTAGGCTGTAGGGGTGCATTTATATTCTACCTGATATGGGTTTTGATTCCCGCACCATGGCTCAAACAAGCAGGTCTGGACTTTTTGCCGCACAAGTATTGGGCTGTCGCGCTACCTGTCCTTGTGTGTGTCATGTTGGCGTTTACAGCCTTCCTTATTTACCCAGCTCTCGGACTTGTTTTAACTCCCTCCATTGAAGAGCAAGAATCTTTTGTGAGTGATCAAGATTATCAAGACGACAGTCATGAAGAAAATCGGACTTTCCCTTCGCAGAGGTTTGTGCCCAACGCGGTGGTAAACAGAATTTTGTTTGGTGAACAATAAAACAAGATAATTCAATTCACTAagtagtattatttttttatttcaaacacttTATTCGCAAGTGTTAACAATTCcacattaattaaagagtgaagactaAACCTATGTCCAAGTCAAAACATTATGAGGAATAACTCATTACTTGGTAATATAATGTAATCAGGAAACCGTGGCTTTAGAAGACGCGTGGAACGTCCACGTTGTTTGGGTGGAACACGGACTGTAAAACAACAGGGTACTTCCAAGGGGTGCCTATGTACCTATAAACCtgtgaataataattacgaCTGCTACTGAATCCTAAAGATGGAATCGATAGATCGGCACTCTAACAGCATAGGTTTCCTAATTAAGCATTGAAATACTAAACAGTCAATGAGTAGTTTAAGCAGCAGCCCCCTCAGGAACCACTTTCTCCGTGTCCATCTTCTCCTCGCCTTCTtcctttttgtcctttttccCGTCACCACCTAAAtcgattttagttttaacGAAATCATTTAATCTCCAGTCCACCAATCTTACAAGGCTCATTCTCTCCCTCGGAGTCGTTGCCCTCGCCACTGCTGTTGTCCCTGCGGCGTTTGCGGTTGAAGCGGCCGCGCTGGAACTTTGGAGGTGGCAGAGGCTCCATGCCCAAGACTTTGTGGATTTGACGGAACGCCAGCAGCCGCAAAGCTTGCTGCAATGGtttatattcatattttggtTGCATTGTGCGTTAGATAACTCACCTGAGCACTGGCAGTTATGTCCTCTCTCTGCTGCATCGTCAGACACCCTGCAGCGTCGGTTGGCTCCTTTTCACAGGGGTCCAACAACCCCGGCCCACCTGGCAAGATGATACCTGACGCCACTGCTTCCATCACACGCCTTAATGCATCACCAGGACTTTGAGGTTGTCCTGCACTACTTAACACCTTTTCACATAGAAGCTCAAGAGCctgaaattgaagaaatattgataataattttatcattccGCCAGAGTCGCTTGCTACAAGAGCACTCACCCAAGAGGGGAACGGATGCCACGTGGGAATTCGAGAGCAGAGATCCTTCAAAACGCGTATCACCATCACACAATGCTGAAGACCAGTTGCCCTAGCCTGAAAAAGTGGACTCATTACTTTGTGGTCCTCTTCAAGCTGCTAAACCAAATCTGTCCAGTGGCATGCAGATCTTAATTAGGAATTGATGAATTTACAATGCTTTGCTCTGCCTGTAGGGCTATGGCCAAATAAAAGTGTCAAAAGGTGAGTGTTCGCTGAGCAGTCAGCTTGGAAGGCATTGTCATTCCAtcagcttaaaatttatttacataaacCATTCACGATACTTCCTCAGGAagctgcaaacaaaattattgggCAATTTTCACGGAATTGTCTTTGCGGAGGATCATTCAACACTGTTTGTAACGTTGCGTTTCATTCGTCCCAAAAACTAGGCCATTTTGCAGAGTgagcttttattaaatttggacAACCTGCACTTTCTTTTGATTTGAACAAGAGAGGTTAAAAACTTTGAAGCCTCATGATCAGTCAGTAGTACCGGTGGACCCCTGCCTCGATTCCTTTAGAGCCCTTTTCGGCGCAGGGGCCAACTGAGGACAAATCAGAACTTCTCTTTTGGCTGCCTACTAGAACGCCATCAGTGCAACTTGGCCTCCTTGACTCACGCACGATTTGTCAGAGGAGTTGCTGATGGGTGTCAATTTGATTGGCAAAGCATAGCAAAGACATCAACTCACAAGAAAAGTTCTGATGGACACACCGCTCGGATTGAAAGAGAAGCATGCattactttgaaatttcaaccatctggcagaaaaagaaaattacactAATCTATGATTTGTCCGTGTTGAAAGTTAAGTGCCAGACACAAGGCTGCAAAGTATTTGAATAGTCTTCGCATaggagagtaaaaaatgtataaaacaGATAATTCCGTGCAAACCTGGAACCACTTGGCATGCCTCAGCGCTGCAAGGGCTTCTAAGCATTGCTGCTTGTCCAAGAGATTCCCTACCGGCCGGCTCGCTGCCTCGACAGGCTCTGAACGAGGGAGCGGACAGGTCGGTTAGTAACATAGTAAATATGCGTGTTCACACTACACCCCGTCAGCAGCCAAACCATGTCATCCTCGTCTCAAACCATGAGGCATAATGAATTGCTATTGGTTAGTCTCTTGCCTACATGGTAGAGAATTTGGAACCCATGACATTTTGGCAGCCGGTCTGGATGTAGAGTGCACTTTTACTTAGACTATAAAGGACAAAGTAGATTATTATGATTCTGGGAGGTAATACATAAGTATCCATGATCGGGAGCATGATTTCTGTGAAACAATTACCAGCTCCAGGACTGTCACCCACAGCCTCACGAACCACTGGAGAAGTAAGCATGATCTGCACAGTGATTTTTGGGTCATTCTTATTGTTGCGGACGTGAATAGAACTCTCTTGCGGATGAGCTGTCACCTCGTAAGCATCATCTGGAGAGCAGACACTCTGGagcaaacaattcaaaattggaTGATTTGTTGCTAAGTTAAAACCCTAGATAATACCTTCAGTTGAACCGGCAGCATTCCAGCGACTTGATTCAGTAAATTCACAGTGGGTTTGTCAGCACACAACACGACTAGGCAAACATTTGTATCTCCTTTGAGCAGCAACCCCTTGGCTAGAACGCCTACCCTCATCACACCCTTCAGAGTCCTTGTGTTCTGGGCACACTCTTCCTTACTGCGGTGGAAAGAAAACCTGGAATGCAaagaaaaggtaaaatattgaagaaaCACTTAACATCAATCTACACACATTGATCCATCCCGCCCGTCTTCCTTCTTAACCGCGGTAGCGTCTTCTGGCTTCTCAGATTTGATTTCGGTCTTCACAACATCCGCAGCAGGAGCAGGTGCAGCGGCGACGTCCGCAGGTCCCTGTGCATCGACCAGCTGATCGGACACCTGCTTCAGCGCCTTCTCTGTATGTGATACAATGCGCTGAACGGCCTGCAACTCTTCTTCAGTGGGATAGATCTCCTGGTGCTTGGCAGTCATGTGCCTATCGTCACTCGAGTCTGGACGTCTCATCTGGGGTGAGAAGAACtgaatgataaattaatttggtctcTCTTCTTTGCTGCGCTAGCACAACAACTTACCATCATGTGAGGTGGGGGACCGCCTGGAATGAACGGCGGCCTCATCGGAGGACCCCTGTGGTCCCTGCCCTGGCGCCAGAACCACTCCATTTCCTCCTCGTAACGCCTCCTCTCCTCCCAGAATATTCGCTCCTCCTCCTCGACCATGAGCCTCTCTTCGTCTCGGCGCCTGAAATATTCATCACGCAAATGCTGCCTGCGCATTTTCTCTTCTTGAAGTTTGCGCTGGCGAAGGGACGGTTTGATGTCCACGACTAAGTCAGGATTGACCTTTTTCTTATACTGCAAGCGGTGTCGACGACCTTTCATGTGCATTTCTTTAGCGTTTGGATCATTGAAACGGCACTCGCAGAGCTTGCAATTAAAACTGACAACTTTTCCTGTAAATATGGATATTAGGCTGGTGtaacaaactgaaaaaatgaaaataccaTCATTACCTTCATCGTTACGAATTTCTTCAATATAATCTTGTCCAACAGGCtgaatttctttctcttcaatttttgAGTCCTCAGATTTGCTAGTGTCTTCTTCCTCTTCCTTAGTGCCTGCaaatttagaatattataAAGCAAATGGTAATGTTTTAAGAAACACTTGAAtgagaaaacaataaaatcagtaAAGAAAATAAGGGAACAAGCTGTTTATATCACTGAATCGATCAAAGAGCTCGGTTTGTATCATCATATTAACCTTCAAAGAGAGGAATACATAATAAAACTAAATGAACAAACCTCCAGCAGCAGTGAAGTTGATCTTTGGAACAGTGGACGGTTTCTTTACTCCACTGGACACCTGTCCCGTTGTGCCCGCAGGTTTCAGAGCTGAGCTAGCAGTGGCTGTCGCAGTGCCAGGTTTGGTCCCCATAACCAAGGGCTCATTGGATGGAATAGGTTTGCCCAGCTTAGTGTGCAGCTTAACCACTTTCTGGTGCTTGACTCCTCTAATGTGAGCGGCATAAGCATCAGAACCTGTGCATGTCACGTCACACAGTTCGCATCTCAAAGCATTTCCGCCTCTGGTAGCTGTCCCTGTGCCTGCTTTCAACGCAGCTTCTTTCTTTTTGTGTTTCTGGCCCTCCAAATGTTCCCTGTATGTCTGCAAAATTTAAGTGGAGCCAAAATCAAATGACAAACCCACGCTGAGAAGCTGAGAAATGTTTAGTGTACCTGAGGTCCTGCACAACTGATCTTGCAAACATCACAGTAGTGCAGCTGCTGAGGTTTAGGCGGCTGCTTCGGTTTGTTGAGCTTTCCAGCCTGCCCTCCCAGGTTCCCTTTTTTGTACTGCCAAGTGTTCGCAACGCCGGTAGGAGGCTTGGCTTGAGCCTGTGTTTGCTGCTGGACGTACATGGTTGCTGCGTTGTAGAGCGCTGTGTCGTAGCCGGCATTATTGGGCTGTGCTGGGGGAGCGTAGCCAGCAGCATAGTTGCCAGCACCCTGGTTGTTGTAGCCCGCATTACTGTATGCGTTTGTGGCTTTCGGGGTAGTGGTTGGAGTCACTTGTCTAGTGGTCACGTTATAACTGCTGCTAGGAGTGCTAAACGCTGGCTTTGCAGCAGCTGTAATTGTACAAGTCTCGTTGAAATTCTAGCTTTTCTAGCATTACAGGcagcattatttgatttaatttctcagTCTAAAGTTTTAGGGAACTCTTTTCgtaatttcatgattttgttCAAAGAGCTAGGAGTAACATCATTGGAATACATTTTAACGCATTCAGATGAAACTGGACTATACCTTGGTAATGAGTTTCAGTGCCTGAGTAAGTACCAGAGGCGGTGGCTGCAACCGCTGGCTGCTGGTAGTAAGTCTTGGAACCATCGTAAGCAGGGGCAGTGGATTGAGCAGGTCGGCCGTAGCCATAATCATAGGTAGTCCCAGCCGCTGCTGTGCCGCCGGCGACTATGCAGGTAAACCATCCAGGATTTTTACAGctgaattattatatttaccaTAGGTGCCAGGAGCTGTGTGAGTGGTGGCTGCTTGGTAGGCACTTTCGTAGCCAGTGGTGGCGGCCCTCTGGGTCTGATAGGTTGTTGGAGCACCTGAGGCTGGCGTCACCGCATACCCTGTCTGGGACGCTGCAGCCGCTGCTTGATATGCAGCCGCACCTGTTGTTCTGGAATTTCCAATCAAAAGAGAAACTTATCGAGAAATCGATTTCAATGAACTCAAAATGTTTGTATATTTGCATGTAAAtctaaacaataattaacaattacatatacatattcaataaatttgttatttattaatggaACTTTGAGTTAAACGAAggaccattttttaaagttcctTTTCCATCATTGTCTTCCTTGCTGGGAATTAACCATAAGAAGATCATGTTGCCATCATAAATAATGTGCAAAACTATTTTATCTTCTGTTCCTACtcaaatattatattagaTATACGTATCTCCCATAGTTctgcttaaaattataaactatACACAACTTAAGTGCAAACTACGCGAAATTTTACCAGTTTTCAAGCATGATAAATAAGCGAAAGCTAGTAAGTCTGTCCTTAAGCGAAAGCTAACACATTATGGCGAAGATCAGCAGCTCTATTAGattagataattaattatggaATTGCGACGATCAAAGGGATAAAAGCATCATGGTAGCGGAAAAATTACGCGTAGTTCAATagccaaacgcgaatttccctgttgcaagaaaagggcatcaattcgacagtgaaaatatGGATGTTTGTTCAGCGATGCGCAATTTCCGCGCTACCAGAACGAAAGGCAAACAATTATTTGGCTGTAATAGTGCGTTATTGCTTAGTATGCGATTGCAACGATTTCAGGGTTTTAAGAACAAGCTCAATGCACGAGACCCAGATACAGAAGAATGTAATATAATTTCCACTCAATTTATGATATACATATAGGAGCTTGAAAAagacatgaaaatttaacttgtttattcaaattcggTCCTAGCTAATACTGCGAATAGTTTACCAATCTACTTCATTTTGTTCTGATGAATAAATACGTGTATATCTGTAGGAAAAGGCAGAAGGttaagaaaatcaataatgcTTTTATGGGACGTTAATGTGGAATCGACTAGACGTGATTTTTCGCCGGGTGTTGTGCCGTGTAATTCGCTTTCGTAGAACATTATTTATACTTTAAAGTAAAGTTTAtctcttgaaatttcattctaATGCATTTTTACTTACCCGTATTGAGTTCCACCGTGAGtaaatccaaaataattgtttgtggCCATTCTGCACGCGCTTCCAGGGAATCGTGAAACAAGCGGCGAAATGGAAATGGTGAAATTTCAAGATGGTGGCCTATCCGACACGCATGTGTGTTGGTCGCTTTGCAAAGAGGGGCGTGGTGTCGAAAATGATAACAACAAAAGAGCTGGAATGAGCGAGAGCCACAAGAGCCAGGAAAAGAGCGCTTCGCCCTTCAATCTCCGATCTGGATACGccacattgaaaaatacagATTATTAACGTTATTAACAAACTAAACCTGAGGTGCGACACTGAGCTTTAGCGACTGAACAATTTCACGGATCTTCATCGCAACCCATCGCAGCCCAAGACCTatcaacacaaaaaatttatttgggaaCAGCAGATTATTATCTAATTGGCCAGTGTCCAGAATCACACCATACATACACCAGTGATACATCttaaaacagaataaaatgaatatcTTACCTCACAAAAGGTACAATATACATGCGTGCACAATTAtctaaatattgttaaaatttctcaatgtCGCCAAACATGTTTTGGTTACAATTGCTTATCTCAATCTATAATTTATTAGCTTGATTACCAAAATGCATATATAtaccattttaaatataaatattgaatcTTTTTTACAGCTGGCATGTTCGGACTAAGAAGAATATTGCTCGAGTCAGAAAGGACGAAGCTAAAGCAGCAGAAGAGAAGAAAGAAGAACAAAGGCGAATCTTACTAGCTGTAAGTTAAAAGAACTGAATATTTCTGGTAGCTCGTTTTACAAttcaaaatgctgaaaattagGAGCAAGAGGCGCGGACAGATGTTCTTCGATGTAGAGCCAGAGAGAGATATGATGGGCGTCCAGAGACGTCAGAAGATACTAACGAAGCTGCTTCAGCAACAAGTTTTAAACCTGCTCATGTCAACTTTTTTGAAGAGCTTGAAAGTGGCCCCTCAAAAACTTCAGGTTAGATCCAAcccaaagttaaaaaagtaaacaattatttaaactaacaCGTTTATTATGTTTCAGGTACAAATGCAGAGCATGAAAAGGAGGCCAAAGAAGAGCGtgaaaaatatgagaaaagTGTTGGATACTTGACTTATCTTGGTCAAGATACAGTCGAGACAACTGGAATAAAACCTTGGTATGATAAGAGGCCTGCAAGACTTGATGAAAGTGAACTGGATGAGAGCAGAAGCAGCAAGcgcaagaaaattgaagaggaCCCGCTGCGGATATTTGCTGCGTTCTCTGGAATCAAGAAGCCAGAATTCAAGGAAAGAGAGATTGAGTTCCGAAAACAGAATGACACcagtgtaattaaaaatacaatacatGCTGAGCTCGGTGTCAAAAAGGTGAAGAAGAATgtcaaggaggaaaaagaacGGCGTCTCaagaaaaaggagaaaaagagcaaaaagtcaaagaaggaaaagaagaaaagacgGCATTCAAAAGATGACGATAGTGACAGTCCCAAGGCCCAACCAGTTTCTATTGAGAAGCTTCGGGCAGAGCGACTGGCACGTGAGCAGGCTGAGAAAGCTAGAGCAGCTGCCTTGTTGGCCAAAATCAATGGAACACCTCTGCCTGAAGAGCCAAAGCCAAAGAAAGCTGAGACTAACCAAATCAAACAGAAATACAACTCCCAATTCAACCCACACATTGCTaggcaaaattttgaagagaCTGATCCCTGGAATAATCAACCATGGAACCGAAGATGACATTAAATACTGATATTTGAAAGAGAagcagcttttttatttctttattgtgCCTTTCAAGTTTTGGATTGGGTCCATGTGACCCAATGTTGCTATGTTTACACTAAAATCTAAGTTTAGACACAGAACACTTAGCAGAAAACGTGGGAGCGCCTGCGCTGGCGAAAAAAATAGCAGTGTGAAGTGTTAGGATgctgtcaaaattgaaattatgcaATCAAATTTGCAAAGTTCAAGTTTTCCTTCCTGCTTGGTAAGAACAAGAATATTAACTAATTTACTGATTTAACTTTAAAGTTGCAGCTTGAACGCGGGTCTATCATCAAGTAATGGTGTTGCTCCAAATTTTGACAACTCACAGCAGGCGTTCAAGTCAAAGTCGACGTTTGAGCTTATTAGGGCATGTTCTATACTGGCCCTATGCTCTAAGGATATTTTGGTTGACAATGCGCTGAaggtgcatttttttaacattaccTATATAGACAAAGGATAATTTCTTGCATGAAAACAGCTAATGAGAGCTGGCGAAATCTTCCTtgggaaaataatattcactCGCCTGATGGAAAAGACTTTCTATGGCCAATTTGTTGCTGGCGAAACAGGGCCAGCCGTCGTGAAGGcagctgaaaaattgaaaatacagGGGCTAAATTTGATGGTAGCTCCCGCACTGGAATCTGACCTTGGTGAAGGAACAGCCTCTGGGTATATTGAATTTGAACTGTCACATCAATATGTTtagtaatatatttatctacGATTACTAATTAAGGCTGCTAGACAAAAACCTCACTGAGTACTTGCAGCTCGCAGATTTGACATCAATAGGAAGTTTTAATGGCCCAACGACACCAGCGTGTCTACAAATGAAGATGACCGCTTTGGTGCCGATGGAAGTACTAATTCAACTcaccaatattttaaatgacagCGTAAGTATATACTCTTAAAACTCTGAAAAGAATTACAAAGCCTTGAAAAAAGACAGGTGAAAAGAAATTGGAGATTATCAGTTTATTGTCAAAATGCATGGAAGATATGGTAAGTCTAACCACCTTGAAAGGCTTGCCCAAAGAACTACAAGAGGAGCTACAATCTGCATGTCAGCGACTAAAACTACTTGGTATAATAAACAACAAATGTCGGAATTATTCAGCGCAATGTTGTACTTTCGCAGGAAGCAAAGGAAAAGAGGCGAAGATCAGGATAATGGTTGATATGGAATGGACTTATGTGAACCCAGCTTGCTCCGCTTTAGCATTGGCCATGATGAAGATTTATAACAGAATTACGCCAGCCATCTGTTCAACAGTGCAATGTTACTTAAAGGTTTTATACAAGGTGCACGTGCTGTCTCGGCTTAActaactttttaattcaggGAGCATTGGAAACATTAGAGTTTGAGAGACTGGCCGCATCTCGGTTTGGGGTCTGCTATGGGGCAAAGTTGGTGAGAGGAGCATATTTGGAGAAAGAGAAACAAGTTGCACCTCATCTGGTTTGCAACAGCTATGACGAcacaagcaaaaattatgagcggtaaattaatttattattaataaacacTCATAATGATATTCTGTAAATCAGGGTTATGATGAATGCGCTAAAAACGGCTCTTCAGAGCCAGCGTGgagctcattttatttttgttgcaactcACAATGAAGCAGTGATTAAAACAGCCATCAATTTTTTGCGGCAACAATGCACATCGAAACATCCCAATGTAGGGTTCGCTCAGATTTACGGAATGGCTGAAAACATATCTTTGCCTTTAGGTGagtaaatgacaaaaaaattcaaagagtattttatatttgggTGCTATTTATTCCCAACCATTTATTGAAAGAAGTTtggtaacaaaataaatttacagctCAAGCAAACTACCTGGTTTATAAATCAGTGGCTTTTGGCAGTTTGAATCAAGTTATTCCATACTTGGCAAGAAGGGCTGCCGAAAACAGGGCTATCATGAAAGGAGCGAGAAGAGAACGCGAGCTCATGATGAGTGAAATCAAAAGGAGGTTGTTCTACAAAATATAAACgacatgcaataaaattataacaaaatacTCTGCTATCATTCACACCTAATACTTTGAGTATAGCGAGTATAGTAGCAGTTTgatacaaattcattttattttaaagtaacTATGATTCATACGGTTATTGGTAACCCCTTAAAATTGAGtgaaagaaaagcaaaaatttggaatcatCTAAAAATGGTATGATTTGTGAAGAAGGCTTACTCTTCtcgaacaaaaataaaaatttattggatcCCACCAAGAATTAAGGGTCAGAAGAagacgtttaaaatataatattaatttgttcacTACATTCCAGCAAATGACAGCTGTGAGCACTGTGTTGAGTTCacacattcaattttaaagggTTGACCAAGGTTCACATGTAATCAGGGTTCTGgagattatttgttattttttttttgagaaaGATTGCTGTCAGTTTTGCTCTGCAAAACttactacaatttttttaaattttaactgtcagTATATTAACCATCATTAACCAACTCAGTTTCAACTACACAC
The nucleotide sequence above comes from Cloeon dipterum chromosome X, ieCloDipt1.1, whole genome shotgun sequence. Encoded proteins:
- the Zn72D gene encoding zinc finger RNA-binding protein isoform X1, encoding MATNNYFGFTHGGTQYGTTGAAAYQAAAAASQTGYAVTPASGAPTTYQTQRAATTGYESAYQAATTHTAPGTYVAGGTAAAGTTYDYGYGRPAQSTAPAYDGSKTYYQQPAVAATASGTYSGTETHYQAAAKPAFSTPSSSYNVTTRQVTPTTTPKATNAYSNAGYNNQGAGNYAAGYAPPAQPNNAGYDTALYNAATMYVQQQTQAQAKPPTGVANTWQYKKGNLGGQAGKLNKPKQPPKPQQLHYCDVCKISCAGPQTYREHLEGQKHKKKEAALKAGTGTATRGGNALRCELCDVTCTGSDAYAAHIRGVKHQKVVKLHTKLGKPIPSNEPLVMGTKPGTATATASSALKPAGTTGQVSSGVKKPSTVPKINFTAAGGTKEEEEDTSKSEDSKIEEKEIQPVGQDYIEEIRNDEGKVVSFNCKLCECRFNDPNAKEMHMKGRRHRLQYKKKVNPDLVVDIKPSLRQRKLQEEKMRRQHLRDEYFRRRDEERLMVEEEERIFWEERRRYEEEMEWFWRQGRDHRGPPMRPPFIPGGPPPHMMFFSPQMRRPDSSDDRHMTAKHQEIYPTEEELQAVQRIVSHTEKALKQVSDQLVDAQGPADVAAAPAPAADVVKTEIKSEKPEDATAVKKEDGRDGSMFSFHRSKEECAQNTRTLKGVMRVGVLAKGLLLKGDTNVCLVVLCADKPTVNLLNQVAGMLPVQLKSVCSPDDAYEVTAHPQESSIHVRNNKNDPKITVQIMLTSPVVREAVGDSPGAEPVEAASRPVGNLLDKQQCLEALAALRHAKWFQARATGLQHCVMVIRVLKDLCSRIPTWHPFPSWALELLCEKVLSSAGQPQSPGDALRRVMEAVASGIILPGGPGLLDPCEKEPTDAAGCLTMQQREDITASAQQALRLLAFRQIHKVLGMEPLPPPKFQRGRFNRKRRRDNSSGEGNDSEGENEPCGDGKKDKKEEGEEKMDTEKVVPEGAAA